ATAAACCACAAGCACTACGTTATTCCGATTCTGTTTCTGTTACCTTATCAGGTAGGAGATAAAATGGTTAGCAACTACTAAATTAAGTGATAATTAAGAAAAGAATTCTAATATAAAAGAAAGCAACTATATTATTTACTTATATAAATTTAATATTTTCCTAGTACATTGATTAATAAAAATTAAGGAATGTTATAGAGTGATAGTGTCCATTTTCTTTTTAGTGCTTTATATTTTTCCTTTGCATTGGGCAGCGGAATTTGCAGAAGCAGAAGATTCCAATTATTTAAAATGTTTTATATTGAGTATTATTACTACTTTTGTGCAAGTGGTAACCTTTGTTTTCTTTCCCTATAGTCCTTTTATAAGAATTTTACTGTCTGCAATAGTTTCCATTATTATTTGTATGAAAGTATTAAAAATACCAAGTGGTAACTTTTTAATGTTTGCAGTAATGTTGGCTTTTTTAAATATTGTGATCAGTTGGAGTGCTGTATTAATAATTAATGGAATAACAGGTAGTTAACTAACTGGTTTATTAATAACGAATTACTAGGCTAAGAACTGTTTAGTTCATAAACAATCTAATTCCAAATAAAATAAAAAAGACAGCAATTTCCTACAAATAAAACTCCCCTTAATACCTTACTTTAGGTATCATAAACAGTTCAGTTAATTTTAATGGCTGCGCGTTTGCAGTCCTTTATTTTATCGCTATGGTTAGGAATATATGAGCAATTCAGAAACAACAGCATCTGCAAATAATTTTATTCGTCAAATAGTTAAGGCTGATTTGGAAGCAGGGCGTTGCCAGAAAGTGATTACCCGTTTTCCACCAGAGCCTAATGGTTATTTACATATAGGTCATGCTAAAGCTATTTGTTTAAATTTTGGCATAGCCAAAGAGTTTGGTGGTGATTGCCATTTACGTTTTGATGACACTAACCCAACCAAAGAAGAGCAAGAATTTATTGATGCCATTAAATACGATGTAGAATGGCTAGGCTTTCATTGGGTAGGCGAAGTTCGCTATGCCTCAGATTATTTTGACCAATTACATGCATGGGCAATTGACTTAATCAAAGCAGGCAAAGCTTATGTTTGTGATCTTTCACCAGAAGAAGCCCGTGAATACCGTGGCACATTGCGTGAACCCGGCAAAAACAGCCCATATCGTGATCGCACGGTAGAAGAAAACCTAGACCTATTCGCTAGAATGAAAGCAGGCGAATTTAAAGACGGTGAAAAAGCCTTAAGAGCTAAAATTGATATGGCATCACCTAATATGAATATGCGTGATCCCATTTTATACCGTATTCGCCATGCCGAGCATCACCAAACAGGTAATAAATGGTGTATCTACCCAAGTTATGACTTTACCCATGGTCAATCAGATGCGATTGAAGGCATTACTCATTCAGTATGTACCTTAGAGTTTGAAGACCATCGCCCGCTTTACGAATGGTTTTTAGCTAACCTACCTGTGCCAGCAACACCGCACCAATATGAGTTTGCCCGTTTAAATCTAAACTACACCATTACCAGTAAGCGTAAACTAAAATTGTTAGTAGAAGAAGGTCATGTTAATGGTTGGGATGATCCACGCATGTCTACTATTTCTGCTTTCCGTCGTCGTGGTTATACCCCTGCTTCAATTCGTGATTTCTGTGAACGTATTGGTGTAGGCCGTGCTGATGCAGTAGTAGATATGGGCGTTTTAGAATTCTGTATTCGTGAAGACTTAGACGCTAATGCACCGCGTGCTATGTGCGTACTAAAACCACTAAAAGTAGTGATTACTAACTACCCAGAAGATAAGCAAGAAATCTTAGAGCTTTCTCGTCATCCTAAAATAGAAGAACTAGGCAAACGCCAACTGCCTTTTGCCCGTGAAATCTATATTGATCAAGGTGACTACGACGAAAACCCACCAAAAGGTTACAAACGTCTAGTGCCAGAAGGCGAAGTAAGACTGCGTGGGAGTTATGTAATCAAAGCAGAAAAAGCCATTAAAGATGCAAACGGTAATGTTATAGAACTACATTGCACCTATGACCCAGATACCCTTGGCAAAAACCCAGAAGGCCGCAAGGTAAAAGGCGTTATTCATTGGGTACCTGCTAAAGAAAGTATCGAGTGCGAAGTGCGTTTATATGATCGTCTCTTTAAAACAGCTAACCCTAATAAAACGGAACAAGAAGATGGTAGTTTCTTAGAAAACATCAACCCAGATTCACTAGTGATACTAAAAGGTTGTCGAGCAGAGCCATCATTGGCAAAGGCTACTTTAGATGATCGTTTCCAATTTGAACGGGAAGGTTACTTCTGTTTAGATAGTAAAGATAGCAAGCCAGACAGTCTAGTATTTAACCGTACTATTACCCTGCGTGATTCATGGGGGCAATAATGGCACTCTCTATCTACAATACACTCAGCAAAACTAAACAGCCTTTTAAGCCATTAAAAGATAACCAAGTGCGCATGTATGTATGTGGCATGACAGTCTATGACTACTGCCATATCGGTCATGCGCGAGTAATGGTAGCTTTTGATGTGGTAACTCGTTGGTTACGTCATCTAGGCTATGATGTTACCTATGTACGCAATATCACCGATATTGACGATAAAATTATCAACCGTGCTAATGAAAATGGCGAACCTTTTACAGCGTTAACCGCACGTATGATTGGCGCCATGCACCAAGACGAAGCCAAACTCAGTGTATTACCACCCGATATTGAGCCACGTGCTACCGACTATATTGATGGTATGCATAAAATGATAGGCAATCTAGTAGAAAAAGATTACGCCTATGCTGCCAACAATGGTGATGTTTATTACCGTGTGGGTAAATTTAAAGACTACGGCAAACTCTCGCGCAAAAAAGTAGAAGATTTACGCAGTGGTGCAAGGGTAGAAGTAGATGAAGCCAAACAAGACCCTGTCGACTTTGTACTATGGAAAGGCGCTAAAGCAGGTGAACCAAGTTGGGCATCTCCTTGGGGAGAAGGTCGACCAGGCTGGCATATTGAATGTTCCGTAATGTCTACCTGCTGTCTAGGCGAAACTTTTGATATTCATGGTGGTGGCCCTGATCTAGTATTCCCTCACCATGAAAATGAAATCGCCCAAAGTGAAGCCGCTACAGGTAAAACCTATGCTGAAACTTGGATGCATGCAGGGGCAGTGCGTGTAGATGGCGAGAAAATGTCTAAATCACTAGGCAACTTCTTTACCATTCGCGAAGTATTGGAAA
This portion of the Entomomonas sp. E2T0 genome encodes:
- a CDS encoding glutamine--tRNA ligase/YqeY domain fusion protein, with amino-acid sequence MSNSETTASANNFIRQIVKADLEAGRCQKVITRFPPEPNGYLHIGHAKAICLNFGIAKEFGGDCHLRFDDTNPTKEEQEFIDAIKYDVEWLGFHWVGEVRYASDYFDQLHAWAIDLIKAGKAYVCDLSPEEAREYRGTLREPGKNSPYRDRTVEENLDLFARMKAGEFKDGEKALRAKIDMASPNMNMRDPILYRIRHAEHHQTGNKWCIYPSYDFTHGQSDAIEGITHSVCTLEFEDHRPLYEWFLANLPVPATPHQYEFARLNLNYTITSKRKLKLLVEEGHVNGWDDPRMSTISAFRRRGYTPASIRDFCERIGVGRADAVVDMGVLEFCIREDLDANAPRAMCVLKPLKVVITNYPEDKQEILELSRHPKIEELGKRQLPFAREIYIDQGDYDENPPKGYKRLVPEGEVRLRGSYVIKAEKAIKDANGNVIELHCTYDPDTLGKNPEGRKVKGVIHWVPAKESIECEVRLYDRLFKTANPNKTEQEDGSFLENINPDSLVILKGCRAEPSLAKATLDDRFQFEREGYFCLDSKDSKPDSLVFNRTITLRDSWGQ
- the cysS gene encoding cysteine--tRNA ligase, which encodes MALSIYNTLSKTKQPFKPLKDNQVRMYVCGMTVYDYCHIGHARVMVAFDVVTRWLRHLGYDVTYVRNITDIDDKIINRANENGEPFTALTARMIGAMHQDEAKLSVLPPDIEPRATDYIDGMHKMIGNLVEKDYAYAANNGDVYYRVGKFKDYGKLSRKKVEDLRSGARVEVDEAKQDPVDFVLWKGAKAGEPSWASPWGEGRPGWHIECSVMSTCCLGETFDIHGGGPDLVFPHHENEIAQSEAATGKTYAETWMHAGAVRVDGEKMSKSLGNFFTIREVLEKYPAEVVRYLLVASHYRSPINYSEDNLKEARGALERFYLALKGLPEAQPAGGETYIERFTNAMNDDFNTPEACSVLFDMVREINRLKDNDLQAATGLAAQLKQLASLLGILQLSADDFLQGATANTDVDVAKIEALINARLEARANKNWAESDRIRDELTAMGVIIEDGKSGTTWRMGS